The following proteins are co-located in the Escherichia fergusonii ATCC 35469 genome:
- the yoaI gene encoding small membrane protein YoaI produces MNDQMFVETLIITSSFFVIAAIIVLSVLILERGS; encoded by the coding sequence ATGAATGATCAAATGTTTGTTGAGACACTGATAATCACATCATCCTTTTTTGTCATTGCAGCAATTATTGTGCTTTCGGTGCTGATTCTTGAACGGGGAAGTTGA
- a CDS encoding DUF441 domain-containing protein, translating into MFDVTLLILLGLAALGFVSHNTTVAVSILVLIIVRVTPLSTFFPWIEKQGLTIGIIILTIGVMAPIASGSLPPSTLIHSFFNWKSLVAIAVGVIVSWLGGRGVTLMGSQPQLVAGLLVGTVLGVALFRGVPVGPLIAAGLVSLIVGKQ; encoded by the coding sequence ATGTTTGATGTCACCCTGCTGATCCTGTTGGGATTAGCTGCCCTTGGCTTTGTTAGCCATAACACCACTGTCGCAGTTTCAATTCTGGTTCTGATTATCGTTCGCGTAACGCCTCTGAGTACCTTCTTTCCGTGGATCGAAAAACAAGGCCTGACGATTGGGATAATTATTCTGACCATTGGCGTAATGGCACCTATCGCCAGTGGCTCACTGCCCCCCTCAACGTTAATTCACTCATTTTTTAACTGGAAATCACTGGTCGCAATTGCGGTTGGGGTGATTGTTTCCTGGCTGGGCGGTCGTGGCGTCACTCTTATGGGCAGCCAGCCACAACTGGTCGCCGGTCTGCTTGTGGGTACGGTTCTTGGCGTAGCACTGTTTCGTGGTGTTCCCGTTGGCCCGTTGATTGCTGCAGGACTGGTCTCGCTTATTGTCGGAAAACAGTAG
- the leuE gene encoding leucine efflux protein LeuE produces the protein MFAEFGVLNYWTYLVGAIFIVLVPGPNTLFVLKNSVGSGIKGGYLAACGVFIGDAILMFLAYAGVATLIKTTPLLFNIVRYLGAFYLLWLGAKILYATLKAKGGETASEDVHFSAIFKRALVLSLTNPKAILFYVSFFVQFIDVNAPHTGLSFFILATTLEVVSFCYLSFLIISGAFVTQYIRTKKKLAKVGNSLIGLIFVGFAARLATLQS, from the coding sequence GTGTTCGCTGAATTCGGAGTTCTGAATTACTGGACTTATCTGGTTGGGGCAATTTTTATTGTATTAGTGCCGGGGCCTAACACGCTGTTTGTATTAAAAAATAGTGTCGGCAGTGGTATCAAAGGTGGCTATCTCGCTGCGTGTGGTGTATTTATTGGCGATGCGATATTAATGTTCCTGGCGTATGCGGGCGTCGCAACACTCATTAAAACCACACCGTTATTATTTAATATCGTTCGTTATTTGGGCGCATTTTATCTGCTCTGGCTGGGAGCAAAAATTCTCTATGCCACCCTTAAAGCAAAAGGCGGAGAAACAGCCAGCGAAGATGTGCATTTTAGCGCTATTTTTAAACGTGCATTAGTTCTCAGCCTGACCAATCCGAAAGCGATCCTTTTTTATGTGTCGTTCTTTGTGCAGTTTATTGATGTCAATGCGCCACATACCGGGCTGTCATTCTTTATTCTGGCAACGACGCTGGAAGTGGTTAGCTTCTGCTATCTGAGCTTCCTGATTATTTCCGGTGCCTTCGTTACACAGTATATTCGCACGAAGAAGAAACTGGCGAAGGTAGGAAACTCGCTGATTGGCTTAATTTTCGTCGGATTTGCCGCCCGCCTGGCAACCTTGCAGTCGTAA
- a CDS encoding sensor domain-containing diguanylate cyclase, whose amino-acid sequence MSDKILARVSQSLASEQSLESLVRQLLEMLEMVTDMESTYLTKVDVDARLQHILFAHNSQQMCIPEDYSVMWDNSLCKRAIDENCFYSDEVNVRWKDCIAATTLGITTFLSTPIHLPDGSFYGTLCAASSEKKPWSERAEQVLQLFAGLIAQYIQKESLVTQLREANTALVQQSCTDALTGLPNRRAIFEHLPTLFTLAQKLGRNVLLAYIDLDNFKKINDRFGHSTGDRFLIEIGERLKAIPDKYDILGRLGGDEFLLACLAEIKNDDSLNLRQQMKMRIQQQIRGEYYLPDAAFYYPGASMGVLEVDPSITDIDSALNAADRVMYEDKKQRAKTPFVVHEALLS is encoded by the coding sequence GTGTCGGATAAAATCCTCGCTCGTGTATCGCAATCATTAGCCTCAGAACAATCACTTGAAAGCCTAGTCCGCCAGCTTCTTGAGATGCTTGAAATGGTTACCGATATGGAGTCAACGTATCTGACAAAAGTCGATGTTGATGCCCGCTTGCAGCATATTCTGTTTGCCCATAATAGCCAGCAGATGTGTATCCCGGAGGATTACTCTGTAATGTGGGATAACTCACTGTGTAAACGTGCGATTGATGAGAACTGCTTTTACAGCGATGAAGTTAATGTTCGCTGGAAGGATTGTATCGCCGCAACGACTTTGGGTATCACCACTTTTCTCAGCACGCCAATACATCTTCCAGATGGCTCTTTTTACGGTACTTTATGTGCCGCCAGTAGTGAGAAAAAGCCCTGGAGTGAACGCGCTGAGCAGGTCTTACAATTGTTTGCCGGTTTAATCGCACAGTACATTCAGAAAGAATCGCTGGTCACGCAACTGCGTGAAGCTAATACCGCACTGGTTCAGCAATCCTGTACGGATGCACTAACGGGTTTACCCAATCGTCGGGCGATTTTTGAGCATTTACCAACACTGTTTACACTGGCACAAAAACTTGGTCGCAACGTGTTGCTGGCTTACATCGATCTGGATAATTTCAAAAAAATAAATGATCGCTTTGGTCATAGTACAGGTGACCGATTTTTAATTGAGATCGGTGAACGTCTGAAGGCGATTCCCGATAAATACGATATCCTCGGACGTCTTGGTGGCGATGAGTTTTTGCTCGCCTGCCTGGCTGAAATTAAAAATGATGACTCACTGAATCTACGTCAACAGATGAAAATGCGCATTCAGCAACAGATTCGCGGTGAGTACTATCTTCCCGATGCCGCGTTTTATTATCCTGGCGCCAGTATGGGGGTGTTGGAAGTTGATCCATCCATAACAGATATAGATTCAGCACTGAATGCGGCTGATCGTGTTATGTATGAAGATAAAAAACAGCGGGCGAAAACTCCTTTTGTCGTTCACGAAGCCCTGCTATCCTGA
- a CDS encoding DUF488 domain-containing protein: protein MNIQCKRVYDPKSESDGYRVLVDRLWPRGIKKTDLALDEWDKTVSPSTELRKLFHAEQIDFAHFSELYREELASHKDEGERLAKIARQQTLTLLYSAKNSQQNHAIVLAQWLRTL from the coding sequence ATGAATATTCAGTGCAAACGTGTCTATGACCCAAAATCAGAAAGCGACGGTTATCGGGTGCTGGTAGACAGACTTTGGCCTCGTGGAATCAAAAAGACGGATCTGGCTTTAGATGAGTGGGATAAAACCGTCTCGCCATCCACGGAGCTACGCAAATTATTTCACGCCGAACAGATCGATTTCGCTCATTTTAGTGAACTTTACCGGGAAGAACTGGCTAGCCATAAAGACGAAGGCGAACGACTGGCCAAAATCGCTCGCCAGCAAACGTTAACCTTGCTCTACTCCGCCAAAAATAGCCAGCAGAATCATGCGATTGTGCTGGCTCAATGGTTACGTACTCTGTAA
- a CDS encoding DUF333 domain-containing protein, with protein sequence MKLASLVLPCALLLSACSTANQPEAPKPPVVGIANPASVYCDEKGGTRIIVKEAAGERADCKLPTGEILDEWDLWRRDHQSSVNE encoded by the coding sequence ATGAAATTAGCATCACTGGTATTGCCATGTGCATTACTACTATCTGCCTGCTCAACCGCGAATCAGCCTGAAGCACCAAAACCCCCCGTTGTTGGCATAGCGAATCCTGCATCGGTTTATTGTGATGAGAAAGGTGGTACACGGATTATCGTCAAAGAAGCCGCAGGGGAACGGGCAGACTGCAAGTTGCCCACAGGTGAAATTCTGGATGAATGGGATTTATGGCGTCGGGACCATCAGTCATCAGTAAACGAATGA
- a CDS encoding YbaK/prolyl-tRNA synthetase associated domain-containing protein translates to MTEVVKGMATHQRLIALLTQKDAQYRVVSHEAVGKCEAVSEIRGTALGQGAKALVCKVKGNGVKQHVLAILAADQQADLDQLAKHIGGLRASLASPAEVDALTGCVFGAIPPFSFHPELKLVADPLLFERFDEIAFNAGVLTKSVILNTADYLRIAQPELITFRKVQQSDLNFPVQESAPKAQ, encoded by the coding sequence ATGACTGAAGTTGTAAAAGGCATGGCGACTCACCAACGGTTGATTGCCTTGCTGACACAAAAAGACGCGCAATACCGCGTGGTCAGCCATGAAGCAGTGGGTAAATGCGAAGCAGTTTCAGAAATTCGCGGCACTGCCCTTGGTCAGGGCGCAAAGGCACTGGTATGCAAAGTAAAAGGTAACGGTGTTAAGCAACATGTGCTGGCGATTCTGGCCGCTGACCAGCAAGCTGACCTCGACCAGCTTGCGAAACATATCGGTGGCCTACGGGCTTCTCTTGCCAGCCCGGCGGAAGTAGATGCGCTGACCGGATGTGTTTTTGGCGCAATTCCGCCTTTCAGTTTTCACCCGGAGCTTAAGCTGGTTGCCGATCCGTTGCTCTTCGAACGTTTTGACGAAATCGCTTTCAATGCAGGCGTTCTGACAAAATCGGTCATTCTCAACACCGCTGACTATCTACGGATCGCGCAACCAGAACTGATTACCTTTCGTAAGGTGCAGCAGTCTGACCTCAACTTCCCCGTTCAAGAATCAGCACCGAAAGCACAATAA
- the dgcJ gene encoding diguanylate cyclase DgcJ, protein MKLHHRMLRHFIAASVIILTSSFLIYELIASDRAMTAYLHYIVQRADSSFLYDKYQNQSIAAHLMRAFATPREPISDEQKQDICRSWESMNGIYGMNLVRHTYPGLHGTLQSTSADCNDLAEDISLLPAFDQAVKANRHQDDYGKGLGLTEEKFHYYLDLSNRYVYFYEQIDSENFIMNNWSFLHRGTMGIDHKILDNVFTGRTVLSSIYKDNLTGKNIMSFLTPVYRAGQLKGMVLVDIDNENLYNIFYTRNRPLAWQYLNVTLSDLDSGQDIVVHKSESNLFSYVKYVQDLPGGMRITLSLDILYFFASSWKAFAFYLVATALLLNMVRMHFRLYFNVTRENISDAMTGLYNRKILTSSLEQRLQRLAETGKAVFFISLDLDNLKVINDTLGHHEGDLAISLLAKAIKSSVRKSDYAIRLGGDEFCVILIDSTEETASGLADRIAKKMHSIAPDKDFRFSSGYYRMKPGDTLNDAYKASDAQLYINKHQHHMSS, encoded by the coding sequence ATGAAATTGCACCATAGAATGCTCCGGCATTTTATCGCCGCAAGTGTCATTATACTGACTTCTTCCTTCCTTATTTACGAACTCATTGCCAGCGACCGGGCAATGACCGCCTATCTGCACTACATTGTGCAGCGAGCTGATTCGTCTTTTTTGTATGATAAATATCAGAACCAGAGCATAGCCGCGCACCTGATGCGGGCCTTTGCTACGCCCAGAGAACCCATTAGTGATGAACAAAAACAGGATATTTGCCGTTCCTGGGAAAGCATGAACGGCATTTACGGTATGAACCTTGTGCGTCATACCTACCCAGGTTTGCACGGTACACTGCAATCGACTTCCGCAGATTGTAATGATCTGGCCGAGGATATTTCCTTGCTGCCTGCTTTTGACCAGGCCGTAAAAGCAAATCGCCATCAGGATGATTATGGTAAAGGCTTAGGTCTCACTGAAGAGAAGTTTCACTATTACCTCGATCTCAGTAATCGTTATGTCTATTTTTACGAGCAGATCGACTCCGAAAATTTCATCATGAACAACTGGTCCTTTTTACATCGGGGCACCATGGGGATCGACCATAAAATACTCGACAATGTCTTTACCGGCAGAACGGTGCTTTCCAGTATTTATAAGGATAATCTTACCGGGAAAAATATCATGAGTTTTTTAACCCCGGTTTATCGTGCCGGGCAGTTGAAAGGTATGGTGCTGGTCGATATTGACAACGAAAATCTTTATAACATTTTCTATACAAGAAACCGCCCACTGGCGTGGCAATATCTCAATGTCACACTGAGTGATTTGGATTCTGGCCAGGATATTGTCGTTCACAAAAGTGAAAGCAATCTCTTTTCCTACGTTAAATACGTCCAGGATTTACCTGGCGGTATGCGCATCACTTTATCGCTGGATATCCTCTATTTCTTTGCTTCTTCCTGGAAAGCCTTTGCTTTCTATTTAGTGGCGACTGCCCTGCTGCTAAATATGGTACGCATGCATTTTCGTCTCTACTTCAATGTTACGCGTGAAAATATCAGCGATGCGATGACGGGATTGTATAACCGCAAAATTCTGACCTCATCCCTTGAGCAGCGTTTGCAACGATTAGCTGAAACGGGAAAAGCCGTATTTTTTATCTCGCTGGATTTAGACAACCTGAAAGTGATTAATGACACGTTGGGTCATCATGAAGGGGATCTGGCTATTTCTCTGCTGGCAAAGGCAATAAAAAGCTCGGTGCGTAAGAGTGATTATGCAATTCGCCTCGGTGGTGATGAATTTTGCGTGATCTTGATCGATTCCACCGAAGAGACCGCCTCTGGCCTCGCTGACCGTATTGCGAAAAAAATGCATAGCATTGCGCCGGATAAAGATTTCCGCTTTTCTTCTGGCTATTACAGGATGAAACCAGGCGATACGCTTAATGATGCTTATAAAGCTTCCGATGCACAACTCTATATCAACAAACATCAACATCACATGTCTTCGTGA
- the yoaJ gene encoding protein YoaJ, producing the protein MKKTTIIMMGVAMIVVLGTELGWW; encoded by the coding sequence GTGAAAAAAACAACGATTATTATGATGGGCGTCGCGATGATCGTCGTCCTGGGTACTGAACTGGGTTGGTGGTGA
- a CDS encoding YoaK family small membrane protein, whose product MRIGIMFPVVIFITAIVFLAWFFIGGYATPGA is encoded by the coding sequence ATGAGAATTGGTATAATGTTCCCCGTTGTCATATTCATCACGGCTATTGTATTTCTGGCGTGGTTTTTTATTGGCGGCTATGCAACTCCGGGAGCGTAA
- a CDS encoding CynX/NimT family MFS transporter: protein MSSSSIQRGKNGFLLIAGMLMIATTLRVTFTGAAPLLEAIRADYGLTTAQTGLLTTLPLLAFALVSPLAASIARRWGMERSLFAALLLICAGIAIRSLPSAALLFCGTAIIGCGIALGNVLLPGLIKRDFSGYVAKLTGAYSLTMGAAAAIGSTLVVPLALHGFGWRGALLMLMFFPLMAFIVWLPQWKSQNNASLGNSPALQPRGIWRSPLAWQVTLFLGINSLIYYVIIGWLPAILLSQGFSEAQAGSIHGLLQLATAAPGFLIPLFLHHVKDQRGVAVIVSLMCAVAAAGLWFIPGQAIFWTILFGFGSGATMILGLTFIGLRASSAHQAAALSGMAQSVGYLLAACGPPLMGKIHDSSGDWHIPLIAVAALSTIMAIFGLYAGRDKEIQAS from the coding sequence ATGTCCTCTTCATCAATACAACGTGGCAAAAACGGTTTTCTTTTGATTGCCGGAATGCTGATGATCGCCACAACTCTTCGCGTAACGTTTACTGGCGCAGCGCCTTTACTGGAGGCGATTCGTGCAGATTACGGTCTTACAACTGCCCAGACCGGCCTGTTGACTACCCTGCCTTTATTGGCATTTGCCCTGGTGTCTCCACTTGCCGCATCGATAGCACGTCGCTGGGGTATGGAGCGAAGTCTGTTTGCCGCCTTGCTGCTTATCTGCGCAGGTATTGCTATTCGTTCATTACCCTCTGCGGCATTGTTGTTTTGTGGCACAGCCATTATTGGCTGTGGAATTGCACTGGGGAATGTGCTCTTACCTGGCCTGATTAAACGTGATTTTTCCGGGTATGTTGCCAAATTGACAGGCGCTTATTCGCTCACTATGGGCGCAGCAGCGGCAATAGGATCTACACTGGTGGTTCCGCTGGCACTGCATGGTTTTGGCTGGCGTGGCGCATTGCTGATGCTGATGTTTTTTCCGTTAATGGCCTTTATCGTCTGGCTGCCGCAATGGAAAAGTCAGAACAACGCCTCGCTGGGAAATTCCCCGGCACTGCAACCACGTGGGATATGGCGTTCTCCACTTGCCTGGCAGGTTACACTTTTTCTCGGCATTAACTCACTCATCTATTACGTTATTATTGGCTGGCTTCCGGCAATTTTACTCAGTCAAGGATTCAGTGAGGCACAGGCTGGTTCAATCCATGGTTTGTTACAGCTGGCAACCGCAGCACCAGGTTTTCTGATCCCGCTTTTTCTTCACCATGTAAAGGATCAACGCGGCGTGGCGGTTATAGTCTCGTTAATGTGTGCCGTTGCCGCCGCTGGCCTGTGGTTTATCCCTGGGCAAGCTATCTTCTGGACGATTCTTTTTGGCTTTGGCTCCGGCGCAACCATGATCCTCGGCCTGACATTTATCGGCCTGCGTGCCAGTTCAGCACATCAGGCGGCGGCACTCTCGGGAATGGCGCAATCCGTTGGTTATCTGTTAGCCGCTTGTGGGCCGCCGCTAATGGGTAAAATTCATGACAGCAGTGGCGACTGGCATATCCCGTTGATCGCTGTCGCTGCGCTTTCAACCATTATGGCTATTTTTGGTCTGTATGCCGGGCGTGACAAGGAAATCCAGGCATCGTGA
- a CDS encoding GlsB/YeaQ/YmgE family stress response membrane protein, translated as MGILSWIIFGLIAGILAKWIMPGKDGGGFFMTIILGIVGAVVGGWISTFFGYGKVDGFNFGSFVVAVIGAIVVLLIYRKIKS; from the coding sequence ATGGGCATTCTGTCATGGATTATTTTTGGTTTGATTGCTGGTATCCTGGCGAAATGGATCATGCCAGGTAAAGATGGTGGTGGCTTCTTTATGACCATCATTTTGGGGATTGTAGGTGCTGTTGTTGGTGGTTGGATTAGTACTTTCTTTGGCTACGGGAAAGTTGATGGCTTTAACTTCGGCAGCTTCGTGGTCGCCGTAATTGGCGCGATAGTTGTGCTGTTGATTTACAGGAAAATCAAAAGCTAA